The following are from one region of the Macaca thibetana thibetana isolate TM-01 chromosome 2, ASM2454274v1, whole genome shotgun sequence genome:
- the TRAK1 gene encoding trafficking kinesin-binding protein 1 isoform X10, whose product MTKTYNDIDAVTRLLEEKERDLELAARIGQSLLKKNKTLTERNELLEEQVEHIREEVSQLRHELSMKDELLQFYTSAAEESEPESVCSTPLKRNESSSSVQNYFHLDSLQKKLKDLEEENVVLRSEASQLKTETITYEEKEQQLVNDCVKELRDANVQIASISEELAKKTEDAARQQEEITHLLSQIVDLQKKAKACAVENEELVQHLGAAKDAQRQLTAELRELEDKYAECMEMLHEAQEELKNLRNKTMPNTTSRRYHSLGLFPMDSLAAEIEGTMRKELQLEEAESPDITHQKRVFETVRNINQVVKQRSLTPSPMNIPGSNQSSAMNSLLSSCVSTPRSSFYGSDIGNVVLDNKTNSIILETEAADLGNDERSKKLGTPGTPGSHDLETALRRLSLRRENYLSERRFFEEEQERKLQELAEKGELRSGSLTPTESIMSLGTHSRFSEFTGFSGMSFSSRSYLPEKLQIVKPLEGSATLHHWQQLAQPHLGGILDPRPGVVTKGFRTLDVDLDEVYCLNDFEEDDTAHHPGKCMSQTNSTFTFTTCRILHPSDELTRVTPSLNSAPTPACGSSSHLKSTPVATPCTPRRLSLAESFTNTRESTTTMSTSLGLVWLLKERGISAAVYDPQSWDRAGRGSLLHSYTPKMAVIPSTPPNSPMQTPASSPPSFEFKCTSPPYDNFLASKPASSILREVREKNVRSSESQTDVSVSNLNLVDKVRRFGVAKVVNSGRAHVPTLTEEQGPLLCGPPGPAPALVPRGLVPEGLPLGCPTVTSAIGGLQLNSGIRRNRSFPTMVGSSMQMKAPVTLTSGILMGAKLSKQTSLR is encoded by the exons GTGTCTCAGCTCCGGCATGAGCTGTCCATGAAGGATGAGCTGCTTCAGTTCTACACCAGCGCTGCGGAGGAGAGCGAGCCCGAGTCCGTTTGCTCAACCCC GTTGAAGAGGAATGAGTCGTCCTCCTCAGTCCAGAATTACTTTCATTTGGATTCTCTTCAAAAGAAGCTGAAAGACCTTGAAGAGGAGAATGTTGTACTTCGATCCGAG GCCAGCCAGCTGAAGACAGAGACCATCACCTATGAGGAGAAGGAGCAGCAGCTGGTCAATGACTGCGTGAAGGAGCTGA GGGATGCCAATGTCCAGATTGCTAGTATCTCAGAGGAATTGGCCAAGAAGACGGAAGATGCTGCCCGCCAGCAAGAGGAGATCACACACCTGCTATCGCAAATCGTTGATTTGCAGAAAAAGGCGAAAGCT TGTGCAGTTGAAAATGAAGAACTCGTCCAGCATCTGGGGGCTGCTAAGGATGCCCAGCGGCAGCTCACGGCCGAG CTGCGTGAGCTGGAGGACAAGTATGCAGAGTGCATGGAGATGCTACATGAGGCGCAGGAGGAGCTGAAGAACCTCCGGAACAAAACCATGCCCAATACCACGTCTCGGCGCTACCACTCGCTGGGCCTGTTTCCCATG GACTCCTTGGCAGCAGAGATTGAGGGAACAATGCGCAAGGAGCTGCAGTTGGAAGAGGCCGAGTCTCCAGACATCAC TCACCAGAAGCGTGTCTTTGAGACAGTAAGAAACATCAACCAGGTCGTCAAGCAGAGATCTCTGACCCCTTCTCCTATGAACATTCCTGGCTCCAACCAGTCCTCGGCCATGAACTCCCTCCTGTCCAGCTGTGTCAGCACGCCCCGGTCCAGCTTCTACGGCAGCGACATAGGTAACGTCGTCCTCGACAACAAGACCAACAGCATCATTCTGGAAACAGAGGCAGCCGACCTGGG AAATGATGAGCGGAGTAAGAAGCTGGGGACGCCGGGCACCCCAGGCTCCCACGACCTGGAGACAGCGCTGAGGCGGCTGTCCCTGCGCCGGGAGAACTACCTCTCCGAGAGGAGGTTCTTTGAGGAGGAGCAAGAGAGGAAGCTCCAGGAGCTGGCGGAGAAGGGCGAGCTGCGCAGCGGCTCCCTCACACCCACTGAGAGCATCATGTCCCTGGGCACGCACTCCCGCTTCTCCGAGTTCACCGGCTTCTCTGGCATGTCCTTCAGCAGCCGCTCCTACCTGCCTGAGAAGCTCCAGATCGTGAAGCCGCTGGAAG GTTCTGCCACCCTTCACCACTGGCAGCAGTTGGCCCAGCCTCACCTTGGGGGCATCCTGGACCCCCGGCCTGGTGTGGTCACCAAGGGCTTCCGGACACTGGATGTTGACCTGGACGAAGTGTACTGCCTTAACGACTTTGAAGAAGATGACACAG CGCACCATCCTGGGAAGTGCATGTCTCAGACCAACTCCACCTTCACCTTCACCACCTGTCGCATTCTGCATCCTTCAGATGAGCTCACTCGGGTCACACCAAG CCTTAACTCAGCCCCAACTCCAGCTTGTGGCAGCTCCAGCCACTTGAAATCCACGCCGGTGGCCACACCGTGCACTCCACGGAGACTGAGCCTGGCTGAGTCCTTCACTAACACCCGTGAGTCCACGACCACCATGAGCACATCCCTAGGGCTCGTGTGGCTGTTGAAGGAGCGGGGCATTTCTGCGGCTGTGTATGACCCCCAGAGCTGGGACAGGGCCGGCCGGGGCTCTCTCCTGCACTCCTACACACCCAAGATGGCTGTGATCCCCTCTACTCCGCCGAACTCGCCTATGCAGACACCCGCATCCTCCCCACCCTCCTTTGAGTTCAAGTGCACGAGCCCTCCCTACGACAACTTCCTGGCTTCCAAGCCGGCCAGCTCCATCCTGAGGGAAGTGAGAGAAAAGAACGTCCGCAGCAGTGAGAGCCAGACCGACGTGTCCGTCTCCAACCTCAACCTTGTGGACAAAGTCAGGAGGTTTGGGGTGGCCAAAGTGGTGAACTCAGGGCGAGCCCATGTCCCCACCTTGACTGAGGAGCAGGGACCTCTCCTCTGTGGGCCCCCGGGGCCAGCACCAGCCCTTGTCCCCAGAGGCCTGGTACCTGAGGGCCTGCCCCTCGGATGCCCCACTGTCACCAGTGCCATCGGTGGGCTGCAGCTGAATAGTGGCATCCGGCGGAATCGCAGCTTCCCCACCATGGTGGGATCTAGCATGCAGATGAAGGCCCCCGTGACTCTCACCTCGGGCATCTTGATGGGTGCTAAGCTCTCCAAACAAACTAGCTTACGGTGA